Sequence from the Sulfuracidifex tepidarius genome:
TATGACGCATTAAAGTTTTTCCCAATATGATCTACATCGTTTTACTTTATCTAAATACTTTAAAAATCATGATAGGTCCTTATTTATAGTAGTAACACAATAATAAAATGTATACATTTAATTAATATATAATAAAAGTAACTGTAACATTAAATTCTCTTAAAAAGGTAAAAAATTCATTTAGACTTGATACAATAAAATATCTTGGTATCATTATCAATTTCCATTGTCTCTTCACACTTGTAGTTTTGTTCTTCTAGTTTCCTTATTAGTTTTTTGTGAGATATTTTAGTTATTCTTTGATGTGATTCAAGGAATATCTTATCAAAATCTAGCTCTGACGACATAATTATATCTGCTTCACATCCTTCACAGTCTATTTTTAAAAGATGGTGGTCTTTGACCATCTTTGTGACATTGTTGAAGGATAACATAGGTATCTCAACATCTCCTTGGTCTGTTATGGAGAATCCGCCAGATTCTTCGGTATTGATATTTAATGGAACCTTAACTTTTCCCTCTTTAGAACCCACTGCCGCATTAGCTAGAGTAATTTTATTCTCTAGATGATTTATTTTAATATTTTGTAAAGCTATCCCATAAATGTCTGGCAACGGTTCGAATGCATAGACGTGTGATGCTCCTTTTAAAGCGAAATAAATTGCTGAATCACCTATATTAGCTCCAATATCTACTACTTCGCCCTCTATTTCGTTGTTATATTGTTTTATTGAAAAGTTTTCAAATAAACTTGAATTTATTCTATTAATAAATCGAATATTATAAGTTCTGTTATACCATAAATTACCTTCCTTTTCAAAACCTCCAGCAGAAATCAAGGTTGATAAATAAGAGTCTTGAACAATGAAATTATTATTATAGTATAAACCTCTTTCCTTAAAATGAAGTTTTAACGGATCAAAATCAAACTTATTGACTAAATCTACTACTGCAACTATGCAATTTATGGTACATATCCCCTTGGATTTATCCTTTAATTTAACTTCAATTGATCTCTCTCCATTGCGTACTTTCGTCACTACATAGAGCCAGTTATCAAAAATTCTTCTATAAGTATTTATTCTAGCTATAGCAGACGTTAGACTCTTCATACGAGGTCTCTATTTAAGGTGAAGTTTAAAGCCTTATAATATTTAGTATTGAATAGGGAGGAAATGATAGGAATAGTTTTGCCTATAAGAACATTTATTAAATTTTCTAGAGGAGGATGACGTTCATTCCAAAGAAGTTTTATCGAGGCTAGATAAGAGAACTGATATACTTTTACTTCCTCCTCTACGCGAAATAATTAATAATTACAATAAAATTTTTAATTATACATAGATATAATAATCTTTAATTTTCTAGTTTTATAAAATTATAATAATAAAAAATTTTTATTATTTATATATATTCTGCAATATAAATATTTAGTGTATATTATATGATATAAATTAGTATTAATCTAATTTTCCTCTTATAATTCTTATATATCAGATAATTCATTATAAAT
This genomic interval carries:
- a CDS encoding FkbM family methyltransferase, whose product is MKSLTSAIARINTYRRIFDNWLYVVTKVRNGERSIEVKLKDKSKGICTINCIVAVVDLVNKFDFDPLKLHFKERGLYYNNNFIVQDSYLSTLISAGGFEKEGNLWYNRTYNIRFINRINSSLFENFSIKQYNNEIEGEVVDIGANIGDSAIYFALKGASHVYAFEPLPDIYGIALQNIKINHLENKITLANAAVGSKEGKVKVPLNINTEESGGFSITDQGDVEIPMLSFNNVTKMVKDHHLLKIDCEGCEADIIMSSELDFDKIFLESHQRITKISHKKLIRKLEEQNYKCEETMEIDNDTKIFYCIKSK